The nucleotide sequence ATCAAATTTGAAACACCAAGCAGTGCTTGCGGGACGTATCTTTTTATATTTTTTATTTCTAAATCAGATAAAAAAAGATGAGTTTTTCTAAGTGAATCTTCCCAAACATTTACAAGGCGTTCTATCAAAACTGGATTTCTATCTTTTATTTCTACTATTTTCATTTATTTTTTACTTTTATCAAATTTGATGATTTGCAACTACAAATTTAGTCGTTCATATCTTCAAAATCATCATAGTTTATCTCCAGTTCATTGTTTTCATACTGTTTTAAAACTATGTTCTCAACCTTTTGTTTCAATACGGAAAAATTTTCAAAATCATTATTTCTTATCTCATCGATCAAAATCAAACATAAATCATCGTCCAAATTCAAAGATAAAAACTTAAGAGCGCCACTTATGTTAGTATTTTTTGTGATACTGTGCTCTATAAACTGCACTGCGCGTAATATCTCACCGCTTATAGTATTTGCTTGACCCATATAAGGAAGCAGACTTTTGTACATCTGCTCTTTTATATCATCCATTGTTCCGATGAGAGGATTTTTTTCTAACACGAACTCATCTTTAAAGCGTGGCGTGATCTTATAAGTATCCACTCCGACAACTTTGTGAAATGTATCACCTCTTCTATCGCCGCACTCCCAACATCTCGAATAGCACTCTCCATCCCAGCCATTAAGCGCAAAAAATCTCCCATCTATCTCAACTACGACTATTTCTTTATCTAACCAATGCATAATTTTTCCTTTTTTTTGCATTAATTATACAAAAAAAATATAAATACAAAAGATAATTTATATCTTATTAAAAATTAAATACTAATTTTATATATTCCATTTTGGTAACAATCTAATAAATAAGATGCAAAATAAAATAGATAAATACCCTATCTATCAAAGCTAAAATATTTGAAATTTTATCTTATGAGCTGATAAATTTAAATCCTAAAGAAAGCAAGATTAAACAAATACAAACTACTTTTTACACCCAAATTTAGGTATAAAAATTTATCTAACCAAACCTTTTTTGAGTTTTCTTACTAAAAACCTTGCAGGATTTAGAGAGTTTAATATGCTATTTGTAGTGCAAATAGGACGATTTAAAGCGATATCTAGCAAAATTTCAGCTCCAAAAATAGCAGTTCCAAGCCCTCTTGAGCCATGAGCACTACTTATCAAAACATTTTCATGATGCACAGCAAATTCATTATTTTTACTATGTTTTGTCCATAGTAAAGATTTGTAAATTTTCTTGAACTCACTAGCGTTATGAACGGCGCCTACGATAGGAAATCTATCGCCGCTATATCCTCTAAATCCAACATTTGAGCCCGCTATTTTAACATCTAAACCTGCTATAAACTCAGATAAAGAATCTATATTTTTCTCATCATCAGCGGCTCTTGCTACACCACAATCATCATTTCTATCATACGTTGCACCTACAACTTGTATGCCTCCAACATCTTTACACATATAACCGCGAGCACTAAATGCGCTATTTAAATTTAAAACTTTATTTAGATGAGTGACTTGACCTCTGACACTGCTAAGTTGCATAAATTCATCTGCAAAAACATTTTTAAACAGCTTTGTACTAGCATCACCTATGGCAAATATCACAAGAGACGAAAAAATATTTTTTGAGTTTTTAAATTTAACTACGTAACCGCCCGTGCTTTTTTCTATAGATTCAAACTCATAGCCGTATTTTATATCAAACTCACTTGCTAAACTTATGCAAAGCTCTTTTGGCTGTATTTGAGCTGCACTTTTTATAAACGCTCTTGGATATGGATCAAAATCTTTTTCAAATTTAAAAATCTCACTATCCCAAAGAGACAATCTTGCTCTTTCTAAGTCGCTCACACCATAATCATAAACACCGCAAAAATCAGCAAATGGACTATCTGCATAAAAATGCCTAGCAAATAAAAAAGCACTCATATGCATATCTCCTAAAATAACTTTAGGTTTAGTTATAAGAGGCATCAAAATTCCAGCCAAATTTGAACTTCCATTTGTAGCAGCTTCACTCATTTTTTCAGCTATACAAACATCAAATCCAGCCTTTTTAAATTTAAAAGCAGCCGCCAACCCAGCCACTCCTGCACCGATAATCAAAACATCACTAAATTTAGATATATTTGGCGATGCATACCACGGTTCTTTGAGTATTTTTGGACTTGAATGTTCCAAACTAGCTTCTAAAATCTCACGTTTTTTATAATGACCTTTTAATTTTTTAATACTAAATCCATACTCTAAAAATCTATCTTGAACTATTTTAGCACTGCTAAAAGTACGTACTTTAGCTCCATCTTTGCAAAACTCACCAAGTCTATCAAAAACTTTTTTGCTCCACATATCTGGATTTTTAGCAGGGGAAAATCCATCTAAATACCACGCATCAGCTCTAAAACTAAGCTCATCAAAAGCATCTAAAATATCACCAAAATACAAGTCTAAAGTAACTCTTTCATTTAAAAGCTTTATACGAATCAACGCACCTTCTAAGATCTCATACTGCTCTATAAACTCATCAAAAAACGGTTTTAACATCTCAAATTTAAGATAAATTTCTCTTAATTCACTCTTTTTAAAAGGATATTTTTCCACGGCTATATAGTGAAGTTTTGCACCATTTAAACTCAGTAGTTTCAAAACAGTGCTAAAAAAATTTAATCCAGCACCAAAGCCGGCCTCGGCTATGATTATAAATTTAGTATTAATTTCATCTAAGACGCTGCTATAAGTATGTTCGCATTCGATCAAAGGCTCATTTGTATTAAAATATATATCATCAAATTTAGAATTATAAAGTCCATCGCCTCTAAAAGTTATCATCTATTTTTCGCAAAATAATCATCAATTCCATTTGCGATTCCCTCGGCTAATTTATCGGCGTAAGCATCATTTGCAAGGAGTTTTCCCTCTTTTGGATGGGTGATATATCCAGTTTCTATAAGAACTGCTGGCATAAGAGCGCCAACCAAAACCCAAAAAGGAGCTTCTCTTACTCCTCCATCAGACACGTTATAATTAGTTCGCACAGAGCTTAAAAGATTTGTTTGGATATCGATAGCAAGTTTGTTTGAGGCAATTATTTTTTCTCTATTTAAGAAATTTAAAAAGCTAATTTTAGTGAAGTAATTCATCTCATCGGTATCTGATTTATTCTCTAAATTTGCTGCTCGCATACTTCTTTCGCTTCTAGTTGGGCTAAGAAAAAACGTTTCAATACCTTGCATTTCAGAAGCTTTTTTGCTATTTGGCGCGGCGTTAGCATGAATGGATATAAAAAGATCTGCCATCTTATCGTTTGCAAAACTAGTTCTATTTCTAAGACCTATAAATTTATCTTTATCACGCGTATAATAGACTTTGTAGCCTCTATTTTTCAAGATCTTTCCAGCCTTCAAAGCTACTTTTAAAACAACATTTTTTTCATAAAGTGTTCTTGAACCAACCGCTCCAGCGTCCTTTCCGCCATGTCCTGCATCTAAAACTATGGTTTTGTTTCTAGGTATATTTTTTATGGTATTTTTAGTTTCTATTTGAGATTTTTTATCATCTTCTTTTTTAGTATTTTTAGTCACAGCAGAGGTCTGAGTTTTGCTTTTTTGAGTAGTTTTATCGTTAGTTTTTTGAGTTTGAGATTTTACATCCAAATCAGCAGCAGGTTTTTTAGACGCATCCTCTTTTATGAAAAAAATTATACTTTTATTTTCAAATTTAGTATTGATATTTTGTTTTTTATCACTATAAAATACAACTCTTACGGTATCTTTATCAAACTGAGCCACTCTTATATCATCAGATATTTTTTGAGTTGGTTTTTTAAATGGAGTAGTTAAAATCGCATTAATATCATAAATTCTTTTATATAGCTCTTTTGTATTTAATTCAAAAGTTTTTATCTCTTTTTCATCTACATCTCTATTTAAACTTAAAACAAAGCTATCATCATCGCTACTAAATTTAAGTACCCTTAAAGATCTTTTTATCTCATCTTTACTCTCTTTTGAACTACTTTTTTGAACTTCGTTCTCTGTTTTTTGCTCTTTAGATTCTATTTTTTTAGTAGGAGTTTCTACTTTTGGGATAATATTTGTATTTGCAGTCTGCTTTTGAGTTTTTTTTGCTGATTCTTTAGTTTGAGCGTAGCTTATGATATCTTTATTTTCATAATTTTTAAGCTCACTTTCATAAACTTTATAATCCAACCCAAGCTTTTTTGAACCATCTACCAATCTTAAAAGAGTTTGTATTTTTAAGTCTTTATTATCGTTTAATATAGAATGTACATAAACACCTTTTAAATCATGATAAATACGGAGCTGTTCTTGTTTTGTCGAGCTATGGAATTTCGTATCAAACTCACCAAGCCAAGACGAAAAGTCAGCTCCAAATGCAAACACACTTAGGATAAATAGTAAAAAAACTCTAACTATTTTCCCCATATACCAACTTTTTTATCAGATCTTTCACGCTAATTATCTCATTTAGTCTATATCCGTTTGCACCGGTAAAAAATAGTCCGGTCTCTTTCTTTCCTGAGTAAGCATCATAAAGTCTATCTGCGATACAATAACCAACTTCTTTAGCCTCTTTACCACGACAACAAGGGCTTACGCAGTTGCTTATACACTGAATTTTAGGGCCGCTTCTTTTTTCTACAAGCTCTATTAAATTTGTTCTCACACCTCGAGCAGGATACCCAACTGGGCTTTTTATAAGTTTTATATCTTCTTTTTTAGCATTTAGTAAAACACTTTTAAAATTATCACTAGCGTCACATTCAAAAGTTCCTATAAATCTAGTTCCCATTTGCACGCCGCTTGCTCCCAAGCTTATAGCTTTTGCTATATCTTCGTGATCCCAAATTCCACCAGCAGCCATAACTGGGATCGGTTTCCCGCTGATCTTTTCCCATTCACTAGCTTCTTTAACTACTGGCTCTATAAGTTTTTCTAATTGAAACTCCGGATCAACGCACTGCTCATAAGTAAATCCTTGATGTCCGCCGCTAAGTGGTCCTTCTAACACGACTGCATCAGGAAGCTTTTCATATCTTAGGTGCCATCTTTTGCATATGATTTTAAGTGCTTTTGCGGAGCTTACTATAGGCACAAGAGCAACGTCTTTAAAGCCTTTTGTAAGTTCTGGTAAATTCGTAGGAAGTCCAGCGCCTGAAATTATGATATTTATCCCGTGTTCGCAAGCATCTTTTACTATCCTAGCATAGTCGTTACTAGCACACATTATATTTGCAGCTAATGGTCTATCGCCGCATATTTTTCTAGCATTATCTATGATAGCTTTAAATCCCTCTCTTGAGTAGAAGTTTTCACTATCATAAGGTTTATTATTTATCTCTTTAGCGATATGACTTCTATGTTC is from Campylobacter fetus subsp. testudinum 03-427 and encodes:
- the mnmC gene encoding bifunctional 5-methylaminomethyl-2-thiouridine-forming methyltransferase / FAD-dependent demodification enzyme (Pfam matches to PF05430.7 Methyltransf_30, and to PF01266.20 DAO), coding for MITFRGDGLYNSKFDDIYFNTNEPLIECEHTYSSVLDEINTKFIIIAEAGFGAGLNFFSTVLKLLSLNGAKLHYIAVEKYPFKKSELREIYLKFEMLKPFFDEFIEQYEILEGALIRIKLLNERVTLDLYFGDILDAFDELSFRADAWYLDGFSPAKNPDMWSKKVFDRLGEFCKDGAKVRTFSSAKIVQDRFLEYGFSIKKLKGHYKKREILEASLEHSSPKILKEPWYASPNISKFSDVLIIGAGVAGLAAAFKFKKAGFDVCIAEKMSEAATNGSSNLAGILMPLITKPKVILGDMHMSAFLFARHFYADSPFADFCGVYDYGVSDLERARLSLWDSEIFKFEKDFDPYPRAFIKSAAQIQPKELCISLASEFDIKYGYEFESIEKSTGGYVVKFKNSKNIFSSLVIFAIGDASTKLFKNVFADEFMQLSSVRGQVTHLNKVLNLNSAFSARGYMCKDVGGIQVVGATYDRNDDCGVARAADDEKNIDSLSEFIAGLDVKIAGSNVGFRGYSGDRFPIVGAVHNASEFKKIYKSLLWTKHSKNNEFAVHHENVLISSAHGSRGLGTAIFGAEILLDIALNRPICTTNSILNSLNPARFLVRKLKKGLVR
- the amiA gene encoding N-acetylmuramoyl-L-alanine amidase (Pfam match to PF01520.14 Amidase_3), which translates into the protein MGKIVRVFLLFILSVFAFGADFSSWLGEFDTKFHSSTKQEQLRIYHDLKGVYVHSILNDNKDLKIQTLLRLVDGSKKLGLDYKVYESELKNYENKDIISYAQTKESAKKTQKQTANTNIIPKVETPTKKIESKEQKTENEVQKSSSKESKDEIKRSLRVLKFSSDDDSFVLSLNRDVDEKEIKTFELNTKELYKRIYDINAILTTPFKKPTQKISDDIRVAQFDKDTVRVVFYSDKKQNINTKFENKSIIFFIKEDASKKPAADLDVKSQTQKTNDKTTQKSKTQTSAVTKNTKKEDDKKSQIETKNTIKNIPRNKTIVLDAGHGGKDAGAVGSRTLYEKNVVLKVALKAGKILKNRGYKVYYTRDKDKFIGLRNRTSFANDKMADLFISIHANAAPNSKKASEMQGIETFFLSPTRSERSMRAANLENKSDTDEMNYFTKISFLNFLNREKIIASNKLAIDIQTNLLSSVRTNYNVSDGGVREAPFWVLVGALMPAVLIETGYITHPKEGKLLANDAYADKLAEGIANGIDDYFAKNR
- the npd gene encoding nitronate monooxygenase (Pfam match to PF03060.11 NMO) translates to MELKSLKIGKYEIKYPIIQGGMGLGISWDKLAGNVSLNGGLGVISSVGTGYYEHRSHIAKEINNKPYDSENFYSREGFKAIIDNARKICGDRPLAANIMCASNDYARIVKDACEHGINIIISGAGLPTNLPELTKGFKDVALVPIVSSAKALKIICKRWHLRYEKLPDAVVLEGPLSGGHQGFTYEQCVDPEFQLEKLIEPVVKEASEWEKISGKPIPVMAAGGIWDHEDIAKAISLGASGVQMGTRFIGTFECDASDNFKSVLLNAKKEDIKLIKSPVGYPARGVRTNLIELVEKRSGPKIQCISNCVSPCCRGKEAKEVGYCIADRLYDAYSGKKETGLFFTGANGYRLNEIISVKDLIKKLVYGENS